The stretch of DNA TGGCTTTAAGTACCACCGTTTCCGGCATTTCAACGGGTATGATGTCGCCTTCCTCAAGATCAACAACATCTCGCAACGTGATCATGCGCTCAAATACATCACAGGAAAAATCTACAGTCGCATGTTTGATCTGCTCTTTCAGCGCCTTGCCCCAGCGCTCATCATGTTCATCCACATCACTCTGCATGCCAGCGTCCAGCAGCTCACGGATCGGCTCGATCATGGAGTAAGGTTGCGTGATGTGGATATCGCCACCGCCACCGTCCAGTTCAATGTGGAAACTGCTGACCACTACCACCTCGCTGGGACTGACTATGTTGGCCATGGAGGGATTGACTTCGGATCGAATAAGGTCAAACTCCAGTTTATAAACATTGCGCCAGGCCTCTCCCAGATCTTCAAAAACCTGGTTCAGTACCATCTGCACAACACGCTGTTCAGTGGGTGTGAACTCACGACCTTCAATTTTGGCGTGACGCCCATCTCCACCAAAATAATTGTCCACCAGTTTAAAGACCAGTTTGGCGTCAAGCACCACCAGTGCGGTTCCACGCAACGGACGAAACTTGACAAGATTGAGACTGGTTGGCACGTAGAGAGTATGCAGGTACTCACCGAATTTAGTGATCTGCACACCCCCAATCGATACGTCGGCTGACCGGCGTAACAGATTAAACAGACTGATGCGGGTGTGGCGAGCAAAACGTTCGTTAATCATCTCGAGCGTGGGCATACGGCCACGCACAATCCTGTCCTGACTGGTCAGGTCATAGGAGCGCACCACGCCGGGATCTTCGTCTTCCCCGTCGATCAGATCGTTTTCATCCACGCCATGTAACAGCGCGTCAATTTCGTCTTGTGATAACAGATCCTGCATCAGCGCTTCCCCACTGAGCTATTGCATGACAAAGCTGGTAAACAATACTTCTTCGATGCCAGGCCGGCCGATCTCGCGCTCCAGTACCTGGTTCACCTCTTCTGTGGCCAACTGACGAAGGTTTTCAATACCAGCCGGGTTTTCAAATACCAGCACCAACTGAGCACTGAAAAGGTTGTTCAACGCATGACGAACCACTGGCATATGTTGGCTGATAGCAGCCAGCGCCTGCGCATCCCGGGACATCACGGAAATATCGGCCTGCATAAAACGCTGCCGACCCTGATGGGGAAAATTAACGACAAAGGCGGGGGATAGCTGCAAGTATTGTGCTGGCTGTTGTACCGGGGCGGCAGGCTCACTGCTGGCTGCCTGACCTGCATCATTACCTGACATCAGGAAAAACCAGGCACCGGCACCGCCGCCGCCCAACACCAAAAGCGCGATCGCAATGATGAACACCAGCTTCATCGAACCGCCATTTTTCGACCCTGTAGAATTATCGTCTGCCATAACTGCCTCATTCAGAACTGCAAAGTATAAGCAAAGCCTGTGCCATGCTTAAAACAAGCCAATAACTTATTTCAATTCAATTATATAGGCTTATCGCAGACGTGTCGGCAGAAGAATTGCGTCAGTTTATCGACGCATCTCACGACTCAACAGACAAGGCTTTGACGCTCAGGCATAGAAGTCAATTAAATGACTGGAATGACGCACGGGCGTTTCACCCGCTAAAATTTCTTCATCATTAGCATCCGTCA from Pseudohongiella spirulinae encodes:
- the fliM gene encoding flagellar motor switch protein FliM, whose product is MQDLLSQDEIDALLHGVDENDLIDGEDEDPGVVRSYDLTSQDRIVRGRMPTLEMINERFARHTRISLFNLLRRSADVSIGGVQITKFGEYLHTLYVPTSLNLVKFRPLRGTALVVLDAKLVFKLVDNYFGGDGRHAKIEGREFTPTEQRVVQMVLNQVFEDLGEAWRNVYKLEFDLIRSEVNPSMANIVSPSEVVVVSSFHIELDGGGGDIHITQPYSMIEPIRELLDAGMQSDVDEHDERWGKALKEQIKHATVDFSCDVFERMITLRDVVDLEEGDIIPVEMPETVVLKANGVPLFDTRLAMSNGNLALRVEGIHRETDD
- a CDS encoding flagellar basal body-associated FliL family protein, producing the protein MADDNSTGSKNGGSMKLVFIIAIALLVLGGGGAGAWFFLMSGNDAGQAASSEPAAPVQQPAQYLQLSPAFVVNFPHQGRQRFMQADISVMSRDAQALAAISQHMPVVRHALNNLFSAQLVLVFENPAGIENLRQLATEEVNQVLEREIGRPGIEEVLFTSFVMQ